In Erigeron canadensis isolate Cc75 chromosome 8, C_canadensis_v1, whole genome shotgun sequence, the DNA window TTCATTTGAAACACCAAATTTGCTCAAAGCTGGACTTATATGAGGCTCTTATTGATGGtgttttggtattttatgtgttataaatactctataaatagtttataaaagtttttcatAAGTGTACGTCTTGCGTACGAAAATCTTCCCGCTTTGCGCTTCGGATATAGACCCTGTCGCTTTTGTGCTCCTATCGCCTTTTAAAACCAAGCTAACATCTTGCTATGCAGCCGACTTCTTCTCAAAATGTGAATTGCATTTCAGATGAGAGCCCCAGGTTCTGCCATTGTTGGCCGAGATCTTGATTACACTGTGATAGAACACAATAGCAACGCTTTGATTTCTAAAAGTGAAATGTGATTacggaaattatatatatagccacGCCTCACCGAGTTGGTGGCGGTGATTGTTTCCAAGAGTCGTGATATGACCTTAACATTGCACCTTTTCAACAATCGGTATTTATAACACATTTGGAAGTTACTTAAGGATTTGAGACATACACCCCTTTGACTATACATAATTATAATAGACTGCAAAGTAGACTTTGTAATACTGACGTATAGACCCTTGCactaatatttagtttaatacttCAATATTCTcttgattttatcttttattatttgatacattaaaattaaTTCCATTAGGAAATGATAAATTTGCTTGCTATTGTGATACCTGCAGGTTTACTTACGTTCCActtgtgttttttatttgtggCTTGGAACCTGTCCAAATAAAAGAAGTTCAAGTGAAGATATTATCCATAGGTTAGTCCTGTTCATCATATTGACTAAAAATTGAAAAGGGCTAATTATCTTGTTTACCTACTGATGACATTTTTTGCTTGTACATTTATGATGTGCAGGTACTTGTATGACTACAAAATGGGGCCCAAACTGCACTCATGTTCTTCTTGGTGATAATGTGTCACTAAATGCTGATGTAGTTGATGCTGTAATGTCCAGAAAGCATTTTATCAGTTATAAATGGATTGAGGTAACTTATAATTCCAGTAACTGTCAGCATgcagttatattatatattgatcTTTACCTATGTGTTTTCAAATTTGTTACATACTTGCTTGTAATTTATAGCTATTTCTATTTCAACTCTTTCCCTTGGTATTCAGATACTTGCAGATAAACGTATTGGCACTCAAATTCCCAGCTGCAGTTCGTAAGTATCGGCTTATGTCTCTTCCGTAATTAAGTCTACTCTTTAGTTTGTTCTCTTATACGTCTACTTCTGCCAATTACAGCTATGCTCCTACCTTGACTTTGCAAGAAGTCTCTGTTAAAGTTTCGGAGCCTGAGTCTCGAGAAAATTGTTTAAGTGGGTACACTTTTCTGCTGGAGTCATCAGACAAGGTAATCTTTAGATTATCTTTATAAGCTATTTTAAATCATTTGTTCATATTGAAGGATGCACTGTGCTTATTTTAGCTTAATACGTTATATCTCTTCTTTTAGTATGTGGAGTCTTACATGTGTATTGGGTTATACAGTATAAAGCTAAGAAAAAGTTGCAGCCGTTACTAGAATCATTTGGTGCAAAAGTTGATCCTGCTGGAGAATACATACCCCACAGCCAGGTTGTGATCTGCcttctaaatttattttttaatttgatgcAAATACTTCCTTCGTGTCTCATAATTCTTACAATTATGTGTTTTACGGAAAAATAATGTATCAGGGTTTGGAGGATGATGAAAATACAGTTGTGCATGTAATCTCTGCTGGAGAGGGATATCGGCCTGAGTATTCCCATAACCTTAGCTCTGTACCTAAAGTGACTGAAGTAAACTTGATTTGTGCTACTTTATCTGGGCGTATAGATCCTGCTGTTTTTGTATCACCGCCTGGTAAGCTttcttatttatgttattgcCACATGTAACTATTAGTTAGTTTATCGGTTTCTAACTTCTGCTTCAATCTCTAATTGCAGTACTAGTCACATCTTCATGCTCCACAGATGAGACAGTGGTAGCAGATTCTGAACCAGAAGTTGAAATCACATCCATGAATACATCTTCTGCAATTCACAAAACAGAGCCCATTTGTTTAGAATCCATTAAACATGACAGTGAAGGGGAAACAGCTTCTCATATAATAAATACAACAAAGTTCGATGATCAAGGAAACACAACTACTTATGATACCATATTAAAATCGAAAGAGAGTCAAAGAGATGATAAAAGCTTGATCCAAGTACGCAAGACTGATGATGCGGACCTTGGGACCTCAACTATAATTTTCAGCCAAGATTTAATCATCCGGGATACCAATTTACTATCCTCTGTGCCTTCTCAAACAAATAATCTAGTTTTGAACTTCAAACGTTTCAGAAAAGTAAGTTAATTTAAAATCATACTGAATATTGAATGCTGCAGAGTTCGTTTTAAACCTAGAAATGGAAATGTTATGCTTATCCATTGCGTCCTACATTTTAGTACTTCAATTTTGTTTAACAATTTAATTGACTTGCAGATGGGGACTGAATCAGGAAATAGTCTTCACAATATTGTACCTTTTTCAAAGCATCCATACAAGTATGATGACATATCTTTCATCCTAATCTTTTTTCCCGTATAAACAAATCATTGAACTGTATATTTATCGTATGTCAATTTGTGACAGGGGTTCTGAGTACGAGAATGAGGAAGTAGCAGAGTCTTTGAAGGAAGAAAAGAAGCGTAAACAGAGGGAGGCTGTTGCAGAGGATCTATTTAATAAAACTAAGGTATTATGCTTCTTCTTTGCATGTTATGAAAAAGGCTTATCAAACTTGAAACCATAttttagaggtggcaaatggGCAGGGAGTATGGGTTGGGTCACAGTTGAAGACACTTAAtgctttatatggtttaaaaTAGGCCAGGTTGATTCACCAGGACTTTCGATCTTTTATTTAACATGTTATTTGGTAGTTGGAGATGAATTAATATTTACATCGTAGCGTGGTGAAAGCTAATTGGGTGGATACGGTAGTTTTAAGGGAAAACTTGTTGAAGGTAAGTTGGCAAGATGGTCAAGTGAGTATAGTTTTGGTTTAAATGgctacttttaagttttaatatggGTCACGTGACCAATCGACAGCTCTTGTCAATAGCTTAATAATCTATTTCCTTATGAATAAAGAGTGAATTAGGACGTTTTTGTATACCTTTGAGCAACTTTTGGCAGTTTAGCTCATCTAACTCCAAATTTTAGACGATCATTTTATATTTGACCCGTTGAAGATAAAAACCTTACTTCTATCAATATATGTAAATGAGAGAAATGTCACTTCTTCGACATATGTGATGAATGTTGTGCttataaattgtatataatataatgtttcaGGCAAAGCAACGTGGAGCAGCCGGTTTTCTCTCCGGCCTTTTTACCGGAAGATGATGTAGGTAAACTTTGGCTACATGTTGATGATTGTATGACAAAACACGTGTTATAAATTTTGTCTCACTCTGGTTCCTTTCTCTTTTTGAACGTCCAAACAAAGATTAATGTCCGATTATTATGGATTACCCAACAGACAGATAACGTCGGGTAGCCAAAGCTTTTCAAAGTCCAATGGAAAAACCAGCGGCCCGAAGGCAATAAATAAAACAAGGTAGCCCAAAATGCAAACTTACTCGTTAAAAAAGAACCAATGATATTAAACATAACATTACAAATCAGATAACGCCAAAATATATCAGGTTGCCAAATACATTGCAAAAGTAAGGTTCAATATCTCTTTAGCTCAAGTACCACATTGAAATGTTGCTAATATAACCACATCAGCAGCAAGTGGACAATCTATGTTGCTAAATAAAGTGAAGTGATGTGAATCAGGGTTTCTTTTTTCCCTTTAGCCTTCTAGCTTTTTTTCTTGATGAAAGAAGGTATGGTAAGATGAAGTTTTCATTTAAATGATTGATGGCCCCAAATCTTGAAATAAAATGGGATCTCAATTGATCCCATGTTCTTTTGGTGGTTAGGGAATAAAGGAGATAcagagaagaagaaaagattgtGAAACTTGAAAAGATGAAATCgaagaagagagaaaaggaCAGATGTCATATTGTGATTAATGGTACTTTCATTCTTGTGATTAGCCACTGTATAATACCGCGTAAAGCGTGATTTCATGTTAAGAATTATGGCTGATTAATTATGTTTCATTTGGGGCCTTAAACGatgttttggacttttggtaAGCGATTATTTTGTTAGTGATTTTAGTTCCAAACTTTGTTCTGCACTATTTTTGAAATGTTCATAATAATCTTAAAATCGCTCATAtcaattttttctatttttttaaatgataaattatAATGCTACTAGTAACTTACACGAATTTTTGAGAATCTAAACCAGGACTTTCAAAAACCCTCAATTAACCTATCATCCCAAATACGCTAGATTTTACCCCAAGTAGGCTAGTTGTTTGGGTCCCTATGCAAATTTACTCTAGGTTGATAAACAAGTTAACCAATAAATATTTATGAAATCTATTAATTATCAATAGGTTAAAGAGTTAGGACACCAAATCTTTCAAACAATTAACTAAATTGacatttagttaattaatggAAATCTATAGACATTTTGATGTGTAGTTGCTCATTCCTAAGTAGTGTTATTATCTTATTCTTTAAgagaaaaataacaaatttggTTAAATTAATACGTATTGGTATTTGGTGATGAAGTTATAAACTATCCGTAtagcttttttttatttttgatcggcAAGTTTGGGACATATGCCAATCCATCTATACTTGTAATTTACAATAATTACAAAACATTACGGCTTAGAATAAGAGCGTAGACTTCTACCACTATGCAGTTTCATGATTATTTCGGTGATGTTACTTTTTATACCAACGCCCTAATATGCGAAACTTCGTTCTTAAGAATAAGACCATCTTTAACGCCAGTGTATCAAAAATGTCGGATTGTCGGCGTATTGGGTTAACCTGCCCGACGTTTTCGTCGGTGTATTCGGTCAAAGTGGTGGCAAATACGCTGGGACAAATGGTGTATTGGATTTTACTATATTGAATTGTTTTTTGCTGCTACACAAAGGATCTGAAGAATAAAATATTGGTAACATACAATCAAAGTTTTATTTGCAGGTGAGGAAGACGAAGATTTATCTAGATAcaacttattttttaatttaacccTGCAGTTTCAAAGTGTTACACATTATgtgtataattttattttttgatttaatctCTTGTAGTTGTAAACTATTTATAAGTTGGTTTATAAAGTATTTACAAAATGTTACAACTTGGTTTAAAAGTATTA includes these proteins:
- the LOC122611260 gene encoding nijmegen breakage syndrome 1 protein, which translates into the protein MVWGLFPVDPLPGEESYYFFCKGTYKVGRKGCDIIVNKDKGVSRVHAEMVFDEMVSIDNTKKKSCGIRIRDCSKYGTFVKKPVGSKEKVHEFPNKEMILDDEDLISFGTGNATYRFTYVPLVFFICGLEPVQIKEVQVKILSIGTCMTTKWGPNCTHVLLGDNVSLNADVVDAVMSRKHFISYKWIEILADKRIGTQIPSCSSYAPTLTLQEVSVKVSEPESRENCLSGYTFLLESSDKYKAKKKLQPLLESFGAKVDPAGEYIPHSQGLEDDENTVVHVISAGEGYRPEYSHNLSSVPKVTEVNLICATLSGRIDPAVFVSPPVLVTSSCSTDETVVADSEPEVEITSMNTSSAIHKTEPICLESIKHDSEGETASHIINTTKFDDQGNTTTYDTILKSKESQRDDKSLIQVRKTDDADLGTSTIIFSQDLIIRDTNLLSSVPSQTNNLVLNFKRFRKMGTESGNSLHNIVPFSKHPYKGSEYENEEVAESLKEEKKRKQREAVAEDLFNKTKAKQRGAAGFLSGLFTGR